The genomic region ATATGATGAGCCCAACGAGGATGCTGGCATTGCCGATGGTTATGCCTATCATGTTGGAAATCCCCTGGTGGAAAACATCCCATGGGGCGTAGCCCAGGTTGGCCTTCATCGTTATGGCTATCCCGAGGGCATAGAGAAACAATCCGAAGATGAGATTGGCAAAACGCTTGTAAAAACCCTTCATATAGATACCCCTGTCCTTCGGCAGATTGTGAGCCCTGGAGATCTCGGCCGCTATAAAAGTAGGATAACATGGAAGGCGAGGTGGCGTAAATCAAAAAAATTCTCGCCGGGGCTGGCGGGAGAAAAGGTTCTCGTCTAATCTAAATGCGTAAAAACAAGAGAGTAGAAAATTTGGGTGAGCGAGGTGGGAGGGGGGGACGAAACCGGTGAAGCCAAGGAAGATTTTGTTGGAAAACCTATCGCCGGAGAAACAAAGAGCGATAGCTGAATCCCTCGAAGACATCCGTGGAAGCGCGAAAGTGCGGAGTATTGCCATACGGCCCTACAGGGCGGGGGAGTTGGGCCTGGTATCCTGGAGGCATTGCATTCTCTACAGGGAAGAATACGGTTTTGACGATACCTTCGAGTATTACCTCCTGGCGGGGATGGCCCAGTATCTCCATGAACTTGGAGGGAGGGGAGAAGTATGGGTCGCCGATTGCGGCGGCAACGTGGTTGGTTCGATCGCCATCGTCGAGACCTCGCCCAATCTGGGACAGTTGAGATGGTTCCTGCTGGAACCGGCTTTCAGGGGCCTGGGCCTGGGCAGGACGCTCATGGAAACGGCGCTGGAATATTCCCGTGGCCGGGGCCATGAAAGGGTCTTCCTTTGGACGGTCAGCGAGCTGCATGCCGCCAAGCATCTCTACGAGGCCTTCGGTTTCCACCTGACCGAGACGAAGGCCCATTTCATATGGGGAAGGGATATCACCGAGGAGCGTTGGGACCTCGCGCCTCCTTAGCCGATCAATCCTCCGTCCATGGCAGCAGGCGTTCCCTGGACCAAAGAATATAGTAAAGCAGAGTGATATTTGCCTCGCCCGGATCGAAATTGTCGGGGTCGAACTCCTCCCCGTACCACTCCAGGAAAAATTCATGCTGGGGATCTTTTTTGTCGGCCATGGACCGGCGGAACTCCAGGAAACCGGGCACACCGCCCGAGTCATCGGGTGGGCAAGCGCCCCCTCCATCGACGCAGAAGAGGTTCCCCCACTCGTCATCGTCTTCCATGCCCATCTTTTCCACCTTCACCAGGTGGGTCCAGTTGTCGCCCAGATCATAGGTGTAGGTGAAGGGTGAACCCTTCGAGGAAACCAGGGATCCCAATCGGAAGAGCCCTTCCTCGCGCGCCTCTGGGTTATCCTCCGGAAGGTCCATGTATTGCCTGCCTTTTATCGAAAATATGTGCATGTGCTCTCCCGACCAGCCCATGACAATCTGGATCACATCGCTCAGTCGGTCGAGGGTGATGAAGGAGGGGACGACGATTCTCCTCCAGATCTTCGGGATGATGCCTTCCAGTTCAATGTAAATCTGCGCATTGCCTTCCATCTCATTTCGCCCCCATCTTTGGGCCCTTGGCGGCGAGGGAGCGCCTGGGCCGCCGAGAGCCAAGATATCCCGGAAACGCGGGAAAGGCCTGGTCACATACCCATGTAAGCCTTGCGGACCTCGGGGGAGTCCAGGAGTTCCCTGGCTGTCCCCTGCTGGACGATCCTTCCGGTTTGAAGGACGTAGCCTCGGTCGGCGATCTCCAACGCCTCCTGGACCATCTGCTCCACCAGGAGGATGGTCACCCCAGACCGGTTGATGGAAACCACCGCCTCCATGACCTTTTCCACGAGGGAAGGCATGAGCCCCAGGGATAGTTCATCCAGGAGGAGCAGGCGGGGGTTTGACATGAGCCCCCTGGCGATGGCCACCATTTGCTGCTCGCCGCCGCTTAAGGTCTCGGCGATCTGGGTCCGCCGGTCAAAGAGTTTGGGGAAAAGGTCGAAGACCTGTTCAAGGCTTCGATCTATCTCCTTTCGGTCGGTCTTGGTGAAAGCGCCGAGTTCCAGGTTCTCCTCGATGGTTAGTTTGGGGAAGAGTCGCCTTCCTTCCGGGACGTAGCTTATACCCATGCGGTTCGTCTCGTGGGCTCTCTTCCTGGAGATATCCTCGCCCTCGAAGAGCACGCAACCTTTGTAGGGATGCATCAGTCCAGCAATGGTCCTCATGGTGGTCGTTTTGCCAGCGCCGTTGGCGCCGACGATGGCCACCAGTTCGCCCCTGGCTACCTCGAGGTCTATCCCGTGTATGACGGGAACACCGTCGTACCCGGAATGAAAACCCTGGACTCTCAGTATTAGATCAGCCATTCCTCGTCACCCCTCCCGCCTGTTTCATCCTTTCGGCGAACTTGGCCCCGAGATAGGCCGTTATGACTTTTTCGTCCTCCACTATCTGTTGGGGGGTGCCCTCGGCGATCTTTATCCCGCTGTCAAGCACGACCACCTTGTCAGCGATGGACATGACGGCTTCCATGATGTGCTCGACCACGAGAAGGGTTATGCCCCCTTTTTTCAGGCCTTTTATTATTTCGATAGATTCCCTTATCTCCGTCGTCGTCAGTCCTGCCATCGCTTCATCGAGCATAAGCAGGCTCGGCTTCGTGGCAAGGGCCCGGGCCATTTCAAGCCTTTTCTTGTACCCGGTGGGCAGGCCCCCGGCTAGGTGGTCGGCCATTCCCTCAAGGCGGCAAAGGCTGAGGCATTCCCTGGCTTCCTCGTGGGCCGTATCGGCATTGGCTCCCCGCAGGAAGGCTCCCACGAGGACGTTGTCCATGACGGTCATCTCCTTCAGGGGGCGTACCACCTGGAAGGTTCTTACAGCCCCGCGACGGGCCACTTCGTGGGCCGGAAGGTTAGTGACCTCCTCTCCATCGAAGTACATCCTGCCGGAAGTGGGCTTGTAAAAACCCGATACGCAGTTGAAGAGGGTCGTCTTGCCCGCCCCGTTGGGCCCTATCAGGCCGACGATCGATCCCTTCTCAACGTTGAAGGAAACATCGTCGCATGCGACCAAGGAGCCGAATTTCATTGTAAGGTTGCGCACTTCAAGAAGGGCCATGCTACTCCCTCCCTTCCCTGGACCGTTTTATCCTGGCGAAAGCCCGGTCAAGAATGCCCATGATGCCCTTGGGTTGGTAGACGACCACAATGATGATAAGGAGGCCGAAGATAATCAGGTCCACGCCTCCGCCAATCCCGCCAAGGTACGCGCGGGTGTATTCCTGCAGGGGGATGAGGAGGGCGGCCCCCAGGAGGGGTCCGTAGAATGTGCCCAGGCCGCCGAGGATCGTTATGAGAACAAACTTCATGGACATGTCAAGAGACATAACCATGGGAGGATCCACGCGATAGTTGTACTGGGCGAAGAAGGCTCCGCAGAGAGCGGCCAGGAAGGCCGAGAGCGCCATGGCCGATAACTTGACCCTGGTACTGTTGACCCCAAGCGATTCCGCCGTGTCCTGTCCTTCTCTGACGGCCCTCAGGTAGAAACCGAAGCGGTGCTTCTCAATCCACCGGACGATGCCGAAGACGAGGATGAAGAGGAGGAGGACACCGTAGAAGCAACAGTCCTTAGTCTGATACCAGACAAAATTCTTCCAACCCGGTTGGGTGAAACCATAATCGAGTCCCAAAGCCCCGCCAACCCAGTACCAGACCATGAACAGACGGTTGAATATTTCCACTATGGCGAAGGTAGCGATGGCGAAATAATGCCCTTTAAGTTTGAAGCAGGGATAGCTGATCGCCACGGCGACGACGGCAGCGATCAGCGCCCCCGCCAGGATGCCAGGCCATGGAATAAGACCGAATTTCACGACGGCCATGGCTGTTCCATAGGCGCCGATGCCGAAAAATACGGAGTGCCCGAAGGATACCTGCCCGCAGTAACCGCCCAGGATATTCCAGGCCTGGGCCATGCTCGCGTAAAGGAGCACCTGGATCATCACGTGTTGTGTGAAGGTGCTGCGGGTGAACCAGGGAGTCAGCGGTACCACGGCGAACAGGGCTAGCAGGCCAAGCCAGAATAGGTCTTTTTTCTTACTTTTTCCTGCGAGGATCATGGCCGTCACCATCCGAAGAGCCCCCGGGGCCTGACCATAACGACCACCAGGTAGAGACCGAACACGGCGACGTATTTGAAGACCGGGGCGATATAAAAACCCGCGAAGGCTTCAACGAGGCCAATCAGGAGCGAAGCCAGAAGGGCTCCCGGGATGCTGCCGAATCCCCCCATGGCGACGCAGACGAAGGCGATAAGGCTGAAAAGAGCCCCCACTTCTGGATGGACCGCGAGGTAGGAGGGCAAAAGGCCGCCAGCTATCCCCACGCAGGCTCCTCCAAGTCCGAAGACGAGCAGGTAGATCCATTCGGTGTTGATCCCCATTAATTCCGCGGCCTCCTTGTCCATTGCCGTCGCCTGGATGGCCCAACCCAGGCGGGTTTTCTTCACGAGCAGGTAGACGAGGAACAACAGCGCCACGGCGACAAGACTAATAACCAGTTGGGGCACCGGAATGATGATTCCCGCCAGGGCGAAAGTTTTCCCTCCCAACAGCGTATGCTGCAATATCCTGAAGTTGGGCGAGAAACGGTTGAGGCATACGTTCTTGAGCAGCATGGAAAGCCCGAAAGTTGCCAGGAGGGCGGACATGGCGGACTTGCCTATGGTCCTGCTGATGACGAGCTTGTAAGTAAGGGCCCCCAGGATGAAGACGAAGGCCCCTCCGGCTATGGAGGAGACCAGGGGATCGATCTTCCAGATAAAGCCGAGCCAGTAGCTGAGGTACATCGCAACCATGAGAAACTCGCCATGGGCGAAATTGATGACATCCATAACACCCCAGATGAGGCTCAGGCCTGCCGCCACGAGTGCATAAAGCAGCCCGTTTAGCAGCCCGTCAAAGGCGACTTGGAGAAACGTGGCCATAAAGGGTACACCCCCAGTTCATCAGTTGTTGCTTTTATTCCAAGGTTCGCGAACCGGCGAAACAAGAGAGGCAACAGAGAACCCCCTGCTGCCTCTCTGAAAGATCCGCTTCTGGTAATGACGTTGAAAATCGGTCCCTGGTTCAGGATCTATAAACCGGGCCCCGGGTGTTGGCTAGCGATCTTTCCAGGGGACCATGGGAATGACCGGTTCCGTGTCGGCGAGCTCAAGAGGATAGATCCTCTTGTACTCCCCGCCCTGGAGTTGGGTGAGCATGCTCATGGCCTTGACGTTCTGTCCGCCGGGCGAGAAGGCGACCTTGCCGCCCATGGACAGCGGGGACTCCCACTCGTTAGCGTAAAGGGTTTCTGCTACTACCGTCGGATCTAGACTGCCCGATTTTTCGATGGCCTGGGCCACGATGAAGAGAGCTACCGCCTCCTGGATCGAGTCGCTGTCAAAGGGGACGCTGGGATCGGTCTTGGCCTTGTAGA from Thermovirga sp. harbors:
- a CDS encoding plasmid pRiA4b ORF-3 family protein translates to MEGNAQIYIELEGIIPKIWRRIVVPSFITLDRLSDVIQIVMGWSGEHMHIFSIKGRQYMDLPEDNPEAREEGLFRLGSLVSSKGSPFTYTYDLGDNWTHLVKVEKMGMEDDDEWGNLFCVDGGGACPPDDSGGVPGFLEFRRSMADKKDPQHEFFLEWYGEEFDPDNFDPGEANITLLYYILWSRERLLPWTED
- a CDS encoding branched-chain amino acid ABC transporter permease codes for the protein MATFLQVAFDGLLNGLLYALVAAGLSLIWGVMDVINFAHGEFLMVAMYLSYWLGFIWKIDPLVSSIAGGAFVFILGALTYKLVISRTIGKSAMSALLATFGLSMLLKNVCLNRFSPNFRILQHTLLGGKTFALAGIIIPVPQLVISLVAVALLFLVYLLVKKTRLGWAIQATAMDKEAAELMGINTEWIYLLVFGLGGACVGIAGGLLPSYLAVHPEVGALFSLIAFVCVAMGGFGSIPGALLASLLIGLVEAFAGFYIAPVFKYVAVFGLYLVVVMVRPRGLFGW
- a CDS encoding branched-chain amino acid ABC transporter permease; protein product: MILAGKSKKKDLFWLGLLALFAVVPLTPWFTRSTFTQHVMIQVLLYASMAQAWNILGGYCGQVSFGHSVFFGIGAYGTAMAVVKFGLIPWPGILAGALIAAVVAVAISYPCFKLKGHYFAIATFAIVEIFNRLFMVWYWVGGALGLDYGFTQPGWKNFVWYQTKDCCFYGVLLLFILVFGIVRWIEKHRFGFYLRAVREGQDTAESLGVNSTRVKLSAMALSAFLAALCGAFFAQYNYRVDPPMVMSLDMSMKFVLITILGGLGTFYGPLLGAALLIPLQEYTRAYLGGIGGGVDLIIFGLLIIIVVVYQPKGIMGILDRAFARIKRSREGRE
- a CDS encoding GNAT family N-acetyltransferase, which produces MKPRKILLENLSPEKQRAIAESLEDIRGSAKVRSIAIRPYRAGELGLVSWRHCILYREEYGFDDTFEYYLLAGMAQYLHELGGRGEVWVADCGGNVVGSIAIVETSPNLGQLRWFLLEPAFRGLGLGRTLMETALEYSRGRGHERVFLWTVSELHAAKHLYEAFGFHLTETKAHFIWGRDITEERWDLAPP
- a CDS encoding ABC transporter ATP-binding protein, producing MALLEVRNLTMKFGSLVACDDVSFNVEKGSIVGLIGPNGAGKTTLFNCVSGFYKPTSGRMYFDGEEVTNLPAHEVARRGAVRTFQVVRPLKEMTVMDNVLVGAFLRGANADTAHEEARECLSLCRLEGMADHLAGGLPTGYKKRLEMARALATKPSLLMLDEAMAGLTTTEIRESIEIIKGLKKGGITLLVVEHIMEAVMSIADKVVVLDSGIKIAEGTPQQIVEDEKVITAYLGAKFAERMKQAGGVTRNG
- a CDS encoding ABC transporter ATP-binding protein — its product is MADLILRVQGFHSGYDGVPVIHGIDLEVARGELVAIVGANGAGKTTTMRTIAGLMHPYKGCVLFEGEDISRKRAHETNRMGISYVPEGRRLFPKLTIEENLELGAFTKTDRKEIDRSLEQVFDLFPKLFDRRTQIAETLSGGEQQMVAIARGLMSNPRLLLLDELSLGLMPSLVEKVMEAVVSINRSGVTILLVEQMVQEALEIADRGYVLQTGRIVQQGTARELLDSPEVRKAYMGM